A genomic segment from Paenibacillus sp. FSL K6-1096 encodes:
- a CDS encoding phospholipase D family protein — MNQRSRPTPEQMQLTLASGAITAGRRTSRRHFPLRLPRLWVAAALLLLWLAGVMIYQTHKPLPPGLSAGSPAYKVDKVAFWHDLTYQDSSGKRAREEQILPRILQIIGESRQFLVIDMFLFNDYTHTDQQFPKVSRKLADKLIAQKAAYPGIEIVFITDEVNTNYGSAPNPLLEEMKAAGIKVIMTDVDSLRDSTPAYSAVWRTFIQWFGQSGKGWIPNLMASGGPDITARSYLKLLNVKANHRKVILSENTALISSGNVHDASAYHSNIALEVQGPVLADILESEQAAANLSGAGPLLSEQPVFTQSAAPAGDAKLEVRYLTEGKVYKYALQDIASAGPGDVIWMGMFYLADDRIVDALLAADARGAKIRLLLDPNQNAFGRDKIGIPNRPVAQKLSRSSTGNLAIRWYNTGEEQYHTKLMFIAKQSGPSIVLGGSTNFTARNLDDYNLENDLRVSVPKDQPLYADTESYFTRLWNNEGAEYSLPLEEYQSEMTWIKYVIYRIQTHLGFTTF, encoded by the coding sequence ATGAATCAACGCAGCCGCCCCACCCCCGAGCAGATGCAGCTAACCCTGGCTTCCGGTGCCATCACCGCCGGCCGCCGCACATCAAGAAGACACTTCCCGCTCCGTCTCCCCAGGCTGTGGGTGGCTGCTGCCCTGCTGCTGCTGTGGCTCGCCGGTGTCATGATCTATCAGACCCATAAGCCGCTCCCGCCCGGCCTCTCTGCCGGGAGTCCTGCCTACAAGGTGGATAAGGTAGCCTTCTGGCATGATCTGACCTACCAGGACAGCAGCGGAAAGCGGGCCAGGGAGGAACAGATTCTGCCGCGAATCCTGCAGATTATCGGGGAATCCAGACAGTTCCTCGTCATCGATATGTTCTTATTCAATGATTACACACATACAGACCAGCAGTTCCCCAAGGTCAGCCGCAAGCTGGCGGATAAGCTGATTGCCCAGAAGGCTGCTTATCCCGGGATTGAGATTGTTTTTATCACCGATGAAGTCAATACGAACTATGGCTCCGCGCCTAATCCGCTCCTGGAAGAGATGAAGGCTGCCGGCATCAAGGTCATTATGACGGATGTAGACTCTCTGAGGGACTCGACCCCGGCTTATTCCGCCGTCTGGCGTACCTTCATCCAGTGGTTCGGCCAGTCCGGCAAGGGCTGGATACCGAATCTTATGGCCAGCGGAGGACCGGATATCACCGCCCGTTCGTACCTGAAGCTGCTGAATGTAAAAGCCAACCACCGTAAAGTGATCCTAAGCGAGAACACCGCGCTGATCTCCTCGGGGAATGTGCATGACGCCAGCGCTTATCACTCCAATATTGCGCTAGAGGTGCAGGGGCCGGTCCTGGCGGATATTCTGGAGAGCGAGCAGGCCGCCGCCAACCTGTCGGGAGCAGGCCCCCTGCTTAGCGAGCAGCCGGTATTCACGCAGTCCGCCGCCCCTGCGGGAGATGCCAAGCTGGAAGTCCGCTATCTGACGGAGGGCAAGGTCTACAAATATGCACTGCAGGATATCGCTTCGGCGGGGCCGGGAGATGTGATCTGGATGGGGATGTTCTATCTGGCGGACGACCGGATTGTCGACGCCCTGCTTGCCGCAGATGCCCGGGGAGCCAAGATCAGGCTCTTGCTTGATCCCAACCAGAATGCCTTCGGCCGGGACAAGATCGGCATCCCGAACCGCCCGGTAGCCCAGAAGCTAAGCCGCAGCTCCACAGGGAATCTGGCCATCCGCTGGTACAACACCGGCGAGGAGCAGTACCACACCAAGCTGATGTTCATTGCCAAGCAGTCAGGGCCTTCCATTGTCCTTGGCGGATCAACGAACTTCACCGCCCGTAACCTGGACGATTACAATCTGGAGAATGATCTCCGTGTGTCGGTTCCGAAGGATCAGCCGCTGTATGCAGACACGGAAAGCTACTTTACCCGTCTGTGGAACAATGAGGGAGCGGAATACAGCCTGCCGCTGGAGGAGTATCAGAGCGAGATGACCTGGATCAAATATGTAATCTACCGGATTCAGACCCACCTCGGGTTCACAACCTTCTAA
- the cls gene encoding cardiolipin synthase yields MRRGLQAIVIIAALLAFYYFGFGIFGSTAGTIISIFSTLTVISIGLGIFMENRNPSTTVSWILLLALIPVVGLVFYFLFGQNVFKRRKYDKKAQRDLMAYERIENDALRMHQDWSVFSPARQKLLGLSQRLGRTPISFNSESRILTNGEETFGTLLLELRQAQHHIHMEYYIFRADHIGTRIQQILIEKARAGVAVRFMYDAVGSMQLSRAFLKELSDAGVQVAAYGNSTSFFSSRVNYRNHRKIVVIDGDVGFMGGLNVGDEYLSRSKTYGFWRDTHMLLRGEAVRTMQIIFLQDWMHTTGEKILEQDYLSPQLRFTAGDGAVQIIASGPDNERRALKNIFFSMITTAEKSVWIATPYFIPDEDILTALRVAAMSGLDVRLLFPAKPDKWLPFLASHSYFPALLESGVKIFEYEKGFIHSKLLIADGEIATIGTANMDMRSFHLNFEVNALLLQTESVSRVVADFERDLLSTRQIVHETFMEKRLLERLLESAARLMSPLL; encoded by the coding sequence ATGAGAAGAGGACTGCAGGCTATAGTCATCATAGCGGCTTTGCTGGCTTTTTATTATTTTGGCTTCGGGATTTTCGGCAGTACAGCCGGGACTATAATCAGTATTTTCTCCACACTGACGGTCATCTCGATCGGGCTGGGGATCTTCATGGAGAACCGCAACCCGTCCACCACGGTGTCCTGGATACTCCTGCTTGCGCTGATCCCGGTGGTGGGGCTGGTATTCTATTTCCTGTTCGGACAGAATGTATTCAAACGGCGCAAGTATGACAAAAAGGCCCAGCGCGATCTCATGGCCTATGAACGGATCGAGAACGACGCGCTGCGGATGCACCAGGACTGGTCAGTGTTCAGCCCCGCGCGGCAGAAGCTGCTGGGATTGTCCCAGCGGCTCGGGCGTACGCCGATCTCCTTCAATTCGGAGTCGCGGATTCTGACTAACGGCGAAGAGACCTTCGGGACGCTGCTCTTGGAGCTGCGGCAGGCGCAGCATCATATTCATATGGAATATTACATCTTCCGGGCGGATCATATCGGGACGCGCATTCAGCAGATTCTGATTGAGAAGGCCCGCGCGGGCGTGGCGGTCCGGTTCATGTATGATGCGGTTGGCAGCATGCAGCTGTCCCGGGCATTTCTGAAGGAGCTGAGTGATGCCGGTGTGCAGGTGGCGGCTTACGGCAACTCAACATCCTTCTTTTCCAGCCGGGTGAATTACCGCAATCACCGCAAAATCGTAGTTATCGACGGCGACGTCGGCTTCATGGGCGGGCTGAATGTCGGAGACGAATACTTAAGCCGCAGCAAGACCTACGGCTTCTGGCGGGATACGCATATGCTGCTGAGGGGCGAAGCGGTGCGGACGATGCAGATTATTTTCCTGCAGGACTGGATGCACACCACCGGCGAGAAAATCCTGGAGCAGGATTACCTCTCCCCGCAGCTGCGCTTCACGGCCGGGGACGGGGCGGTGCAGATCATTGCCAGCGGACCCGATAATGAGCGGCGTGCGCTGAAGAATATCTTCTTCTCGATGATCACCACTGCGGAGAAGTCGGTCTGGATCGCCACGCCGTATTTCATCCCGGATGAGGATATTCTGACGGCGCTGCGTGTGGCGGCCATGTCGGGGCTGGATGTGCGCCTCCTGTTCCCGGCCAAGCCCGACAAGTGGCTTCCGTTCCTGGCCTCCCATTCCTACTTCCCGGCGCTGCTGGAATCGGGCGTGAAGATCTTTGAATACGAGAAGGGCTTCATCCACTCCAAGCTGCTGATTGCCGACGGGGAGATTGCAACGATCGGGACGGCCAACATGGATATGCGCAGCTTCCATCTGAACTTCGAGGTGAATGCGCTGCTGCTGCAGACCGAGAGCGTCTCGCGTGTCGTTGCCGATTTCGAGCGCGACCTGTTGTCCACGCGGCAGATTGTCCATGAGACCTTTATGGAGAAAAGACTGCTGGAGCGGCTGCTGGAATCCGCCGCCCGCCTGATGTCCCCGCTGCTGTAG
- a CDS encoding TetR/AcrR family transcriptional regulator encodes MTAKSIKKEQILKTAMQLFAVKGASATSMQEIAALCGISKGSLYLSFKSKEELEHSIYMYCFRMIHDPIQKEELETGRTPREKLCNQIEILLSHVYELREFLQRQFLDLAGRGQTEVPEWVQKNNAALLRWSRDKLEQLYGPEILPYSGELFLLSNGLISSSIKLLFCGGNSVPIPVLAGRLVDWLDMLAAGLLTGQPAPLITAADLEQWADPPGEVQRQSPLQLIKAMKLLLSEADGLQPNDAEDGLESLSILENEILSPDPRKVIIQGMIANLEGYPVLSEELSKLKKQFAPHMKICGLHE; translated from the coding sequence ATGACCGCGAAAAGCATAAAAAAAGAACAAATCCTCAAGACCGCCATGCAGCTATTCGCCGTAAAGGGCGCCTCTGCCACCTCCATGCAGGAGATTGCCGCGCTGTGCGGGATCTCCAAGGGAAGCCTCTATCTGTCATTCAAATCCAAGGAAGAGCTGGAACATAGCATCTATATGTATTGCTTCCGCATGATTCATGACCCGATCCAGAAAGAGGAGCTGGAGACCGGCCGAACCCCGCGGGAGAAGCTGTGCAACCAGATTGAGATACTGCTTAGTCATGTGTATGAGCTCCGGGAGTTCCTGCAGCGCCAATTCCTGGACCTGGCCGGGAGAGGGCAGACCGAAGTGCCGGAATGGGTGCAAAAGAACAATGCCGCACTGCTGCGCTGGTCCCGGGATAAGCTGGAGCAGCTGTACGGGCCGGAGATCCTGCCCTACTCCGGCGAGCTGTTCCTGCTCAGCAACGGGTTGATCAGCTCCAGCATCAAGCTGCTGTTCTGCGGAGGGAACTCCGTGCCGATCCCCGTCCTGGCCGGACGCCTGGTGGACTGGCTTGATATGCTGGCCGCCGGCCTGTTAACCGGACAGCCTGCTCCCCTGATCACCGCCGCTGATCTGGAGCAGTGGGCAGACCCTCCAGGGGAGGTACAGCGCCAGAGTCCGCTTCAGCTGATCAAGGCCATGAAGCTTCTGCTCAGCGAGGCTGACGGGCTTCAGCCGAACGATGCCGAAGACGGTCTGGAATCCCTGAGTATCCTGGAGAACGAAATCCTCAGCCCGGACCCCCGGAAGGTCATTATTCAGGGCATGATTGCCAATCTGGAAGGATACCCCGTCCTGTCCGAAGAGCTGAGCAAGCTGAAGAAGCAGTTCGCCCCTCATATGAAGATCTGCGGGCTTCATGAGTGA
- a CDS encoding efflux RND transporter permease subunit codes for MKSLINFSLRNKFAIWLLTIIIVFAGLYSGMTMKQETLPNISIPYLSITTVYPGAAPEGVVNEVSKPLEQKLRNVDGVKLLTSTSLENASSVTIEFDYGTNLDNATAAVREALNEVKLPEEVQKPQISRFSLSSLPVVSLSISDESSGDLEELTRIAENDIRPALEDVEGVASVQIAGQYVKEVSLKFNPEKLKQYGLTEDTVKGIIQGSSLRVPLGLFELDKAQKAVVVDGNITTVEDLQNVRIPLVPSAPQAGNAGAGAAGGAAAGGTGAGAPDGNAAGAAGSAGAGGAGAPAGAAAMTGLPTVKLSELATIEVVGKSESISRTNGKESLGIQIVKANDANTVDVVNGVKDRAEELKKQYKSMDLTVLLDQGKPIEDSVNTMLSKAAFGALFAVLIILLFLRNIRSTIISIISIPLSLLIAILCLRQMDITLNMMTLGAMTVAIGRVVDDSIVVIENIYRRLTLSGEKLRGRELISAATREMFVPIMSSTIVTIAVFLPLAFVSGMVGELFLPFALTMVFALLASLVVAITLVPALAHTLFRNGLKKGKKSHDDKPGALAGGYARILDWCLSHKLITFGVAVLLLAGSLFLVKPIGVSFLPSQEEKNVTLTFSPKAGQTLEDVKALGLKAEKFILAQEHLDKMQYSIGGSSPFGMGSGNSGLFYVTYDSDTPDFDTVKEKLIEGLTKEVPEGKWGDLSGMAGGGLGGNTLTVNIFGDSLEQLKPVADEIAGIVQADNKNFKDGKTSLAEAYDQYTIVADQAKLSSLGLTAGQIAMKLSPAGTRPVLTEVKLDGKNYNVYIEADKESYSSIGEMEAATLTSPLGITVPIGEVAKIEQGQSPDSITRENGKMKVEVTADILSSDISSASSAVQKKIDAMDLPDGVTVTFGGVTEQINETFGQLGIAMLAAIAIVYFVLVVTFGGGLAPFAILFSLPFTVIGALVALLLAGETLNVSALMGALMLIGIVVTNAIVLIDRVIHKEREGLSTRQALLEAGATRLRPILMTALATIGALLPLVTGLENSAGIISKGLGVTVIGGLVSSTLLTLVVVPVVYEFLMKFRSKKVYE; via the coding sequence ATGAAAAGCCTAATTAATTTCTCGCTCCGCAACAAGTTCGCCATCTGGCTTCTGACGATTATCATTGTCTTCGCCGGCCTGTACAGCGGAATGACCATGAAGCAGGAGACGCTGCCTAATATCAGCATTCCTTATCTCAGCATCACTACGGTCTATCCCGGTGCTGCGCCTGAAGGGGTAGTCAATGAAGTCAGCAAGCCGCTGGAGCAGAAGCTGCGCAACGTGGACGGCGTGAAGCTGCTGACCTCGACCTCGCTGGAGAACGCCTCCAGCGTTACCATTGAGTTCGACTACGGCACGAACCTGGACAATGCCACCGCAGCCGTGCGGGAAGCCTTGAACGAGGTGAAGCTGCCGGAGGAGGTCCAGAAGCCGCAAATCTCGCGCTTCAGCCTCAGCTCGCTGCCGGTCGTCTCGCTCAGCATCTCCGATGAGAGCTCCGGGGATCTGGAGGAGCTGACGCGGATAGCCGAGAATGACATCCGCCCGGCGCTGGAGGATGTTGAAGGCGTAGCCTCCGTGCAGATCGCCGGACAATACGTCAAGGAGGTCTCCCTGAAGTTCAACCCGGAGAAGCTGAAGCAATACGGCCTGACCGAGGATACGGTCAAGGGTATCATTCAAGGCTCCTCCCTGCGCGTGCCGCTGGGATTGTTCGAGCTGGACAAGGCGCAGAAGGCGGTTGTCGTTGACGGCAATATTACCACGGTGGAGGATCTGCAGAATGTCCGCATTCCACTCGTTCCTTCTGCCCCTCAAGCGGGCAACGCGGGAGCGGGGGCTGCGGGCGGTGCGGCCGCTGGCGGGACAGGAGCAGGCGCTCCAGACGGTAATGCGGCTGGCGCCGCAGGTAGCGCAGGCGCTGGTGGTGCAGGCGCTCCGGCGGGTGCAGCCGCGATGACCGGACTGCCGACCGTGAAGCTTAGTGAGCTGGCCACCATTGAGGTAGTTGGCAAATCAGAGTCCATCTCCCGCACCAACGGCAAGGAATCGCTCGGGATTCAGATTGTGAAGGCCAATGATGCCAATACCGTCGATGTCGTGAACGGCGTCAAGGACCGGGCGGAGGAGCTGAAGAAGCAGTACAAATCTATGGACCTTACCGTCCTGCTCGACCAAGGCAAGCCGATTGAGGATTCCGTCAATACCATGCTGTCCAAGGCAGCCTTCGGCGCTCTGTTCGCAGTGTTGATCATTCTGCTCTTCCTGCGCAACATCCGTTCCACCATTATTTCCATTATCTCGATTCCATTATCACTGCTGATCGCGATATTATGCCTGCGGCAGATGGATATTACGCTGAACATGATGACGCTGGGTGCGATGACCGTCGCCATCGGCCGCGTCGTCGATGACTCCATTGTTGTCATCGAGAACATTTACCGCCGCCTTACCCTGTCGGGAGAGAAGCTGCGCGGCCGCGAGCTGATCAGCGCGGCTACCCGTGAGATGTTCGTGCCGATCATGTCTTCTACGATTGTAACCATTGCTGTATTCCTTCCGCTCGCTTTTGTCAGCGGGATGGTCGGTGAGCTGTTCCTGCCGTTCGCGCTGACTATGGTCTTCGCGCTGCTGGCCTCACTGGTGGTCGCGATCACCCTGGTGCCTGCACTGGCTCACACCCTGTTCCGCAACGGGCTGAAGAAGGGCAAGAAGAGCCACGATGACAAGCCCGGCGCGCTGGCTGGCGGATATGCCAGAATTCTGGACTGGTGTCTGTCGCACAAGCTGATTACCTTCGGCGTAGCCGTGCTGCTGCTGGCAGGCAGCCTGTTCCTGGTTAAGCCGATCGGCGTCAGCTTCCTGCCGTCCCAGGAAGAGAAGAATGTGACGCTCACCTTCTCTCCGAAGGCTGGACAGACGCTGGAGGATGTGAAGGCGCTGGGCCTGAAGGCCGAGAAGTTCATTCTGGCCCAGGAGCACTTAGATAAAATGCAGTACTCCATCGGCGGCAGCTCGCCGTTCGGAATGGGCTCCGGCAACTCCGGCCTGTTCTACGTAACGTATGACAGCGATACGCCTGATTTCGATACCGTGAAAGAGAAGCTGATCGAAGGATTAACCAAGGAAGTGCCTGAGGGCAAGTGGGGCGATTTGTCCGGTATGGCCGGCGGCGGTCTGGGCGGCAACACGCTGACCGTCAACATCTTCGGCGATTCACTGGAGCAGCTTAAGCCGGTAGCCGATGAGATCGCCGGCATCGTGCAGGCGGATAATAAAAACTTCAAGGACGGCAAGACCAGCCTCGCTGAAGCCTATGATCAATACACCATCGTAGCCGATCAGGCGAAGCTGAGCTCGCTCGGCCTGACCGCCGGACAGATTGCGATGAAGCTAAGTCCTGCCGGAACCCGGCCTGTGCTCACCGAGGTTAAGCTGGACGGCAAGAATTACAATGTCTATATCGAGGCTGACAAGGAGTCCTACAGCAGCATTGGGGAGATGGAGGCTGCTACGCTAACCTCCCCGCTGGGTATTACCGTCCCAATCGGTGAGGTTGCGAAGATTGAGCAGGGCCAGTCGCCCGACTCGATCACCCGCGAGAACGGCAAAATGAAGGTGGAAGTGACCGCCGATATCCTCTCCAGCGACATCAGCAGTGCTTCTAGCGCGGTACAGAAGAAAATTGACGCCATGGATCTCCCGGATGGCGTGACCGTTACCTTCGGCGGCGTCACCGAGCAGATCAACGAAACATTCGGGCAGCTCGGCATTGCCATGCTGGCCGCGATCGCCATCGTATACTTCGTGCTGGTCGTTACCTTCGGCGGCGGCCTGGCTCCGTTCGCCATCCTGTTCTCCCTGCCGTTCACAGTCATCGGCGCGCTCGTTGCCCTGCTCCTGGCCGGTGAGACCCTCAACGTCTCCGCGCTAATGGGCGCGCTCATGCTGATCGGGATTGTTGTCACCAACGCGATTGTTCTCATTGACCGCGTCATTCATAAGGAACGGGAGGGCCTGTCCACCCGCCAGGCGCTTCTGGAGGCCGGGGCTACCCGCCTGCGTCCGATTCTCATGACCGCGCTCGCCACCATCGGCGCTCTGCTGCCGCTGGTTACAGGCCTGGAGAACAGCGCCGGCATCATCTCCAAGGGTCTCGGCGTAACCGTCATCGGCGGCCTCGTCAGCTCTACACTCCTGACCCTGGTTGTTGTGCCGGTAGTCTACGAGTTCCTGATGAAGTTCCGCAGTAAGAAGGTATATGAGTAA
- a CDS encoding IS4 family transposase, with protein MKKSTSISNILQLVIPEEKLSPFLQELEYVDTARKFTVYDLFLFLAEASFQQWEGYRDGEVRMDSSGLRPVDHSTLSKKAKDVPFELFKQLLNLMIDLCNRSTRRHLGIPKALLLVDSTKITVGKERLPWAPLKGERAGIKLHVSVVADEGRLFKVTETTGNSHDFKSCPELIDKRFIIVADRAYGSHKRFDEYLEQHQCFVIRLRDNTLFQSPVARIRSEPFTGTLEQDFTCQLGKGQRLSKNRFRVVILRDPQGNPVILATNLHWHSAERIAEIYKKRWQIEVFFRWIKQHLNIPTLFGTTPNAVYGQLYTALLVYVLLKFLFDKGNAVVHWSAKLTFADFDRLFTLQRLPVEWITFLTNNLTFP; from the coding sequence ATGAAAAAGTCTACTTCAATCTCGAACATTCTGCAATTAGTGATTCCTGAAGAGAAACTCTCACCGTTTCTTCAAGAACTTGAATATGTCGATACAGCAAGAAAGTTTACCGTCTATGACCTCTTTTTATTCTTGGCGGAGGCTTCGTTCCAGCAGTGGGAGGGATATCGGGATGGTGAAGTACGCATGGATTCCAGCGGCCTTAGACCCGTAGACCATTCAACGCTTTCCAAAAAAGCGAAAGATGTTCCCTTCGAGCTTTTTAAGCAATTGCTGAACCTCATGATTGATCTGTGTAATCGCTCGACCCGAAGACATTTAGGGATTCCCAAAGCCTTACTTCTCGTCGATTCCACCAAAATTACCGTCGGGAAAGAACGGCTTCCTTGGGCTCCGCTGAAAGGCGAACGCGCAGGAATCAAATTACACGTGTCGGTGGTGGCCGATGAAGGCCGGCTCTTTAAGGTGACCGAGACCACAGGGAATTCCCATGATTTTAAAAGCTGTCCCGAGCTGATCGACAAACGGTTTATTATCGTAGCCGATCGGGCGTATGGCAGTCACAAACGATTCGATGAGTATCTGGAGCAGCACCAATGCTTTGTCATTCGGCTTCGGGACAACACGCTCTTTCAGTCCCCGGTTGCCCGGATACGAAGCGAACCCTTCACAGGAACTCTCGAACAAGATTTCACCTGCCAATTAGGAAAAGGACAACGGCTTTCCAAGAACCGTTTTCGCGTAGTAATTCTAAGAGACCCACAAGGCAACCCGGTGATTCTTGCTACGAATCTGCACTGGCACTCCGCTGAGCGGATTGCAGAAATTTACAAGAAGCGGTGGCAGATCGAAGTGTTTTTTCGCTGGATTAAGCAGCATTTAAACATTCCAACCTTATTTGGGACCACACCCAATGCTGTGTACGGACAGTTGTATACCGCTTTACTGGTTTATGTGTTATTGAAATTCCTCTTTGACAAAGGAAATGCAGTGGTTCATTGGAGCGCCAAACTAACGTTTGCCGATTTTGACCGCTTATTTACGCTGCAACGATTACCCGTAGAATGGATTACTTTTTTGACTAATAATCTTACATTCCCATAA
- a CDS encoding molecular chaperone TorD family protein, translating to MTISTVPSLVVPEACSRWLESRGLIYQLLVDFFGRKPSLSLVAQWSRNREMSIAAEMTEGGRELKRYLCSQEPSTLPAICEKEKLEYKRLMNERAVSSVLAREAAQLGREEEFCNVLSDVYASAGIVFKKCSGEADDHIAIELEFMAVMHERMLYNSFSIRSAMELLEIQERFLEEHLLKWTPQFCQRLNAATDSPLYLGLSHMLEEFLPMDLKMLRAWKASLESGAAAMA from the coding sequence ATGACGATATCAACTGTTCCATCGCTTGTCGTGCCGGAGGCTTGCAGCCGCTGGCTGGAGAGTCGGGGATTAATATATCAGCTGCTGGTGGACTTCTTCGGAAGAAAGCCGTCGCTCTCACTGGTCGCCCAGTGGAGCCGTAACCGTGAGATGAGTATTGCTGCGGAGATGACCGAGGGCGGCCGTGAGCTGAAGCGTTATCTGTGCAGTCAGGAGCCGTCTACGCTCCCGGCCATCTGCGAGAAAGAGAAGCTTGAGTATAAGCGGCTGATGAACGAGCGTGCGGTCAGCTCCGTGTTGGCCCGTGAAGCGGCTCAGCTCGGCCGGGAAGAGGAGTTCTGCAATGTCCTCTCTGATGTGTACGCATCGGCGGGTATTGTTTTCAAGAAGTGCAGCGGCGAAGCGGACGACCACATCGCGATTGAACTGGAATTCATGGCGGTGATGCACGAACGGATGCTGTACAACAGCTTCTCCATCCGCAGCGCCATGGAGCTGCTGGAGATCCAGGAGCGGTTCCTGGAAGAGCATCTGCTGAAGTGGACCCCGCAGTTCTGCCAGCGCCTGAACGCAGCTACAGACAGCCCGTTATATCTGGGACTGAGCCATATGCTGGAGGAATTCCTGCCGATGGATCTGAAGATGCTGCGTGCCTGGAAGGCTTCGCTGGAGAGCGGCGCGGCTGCTATGGCATAG
- the moaA gene encoding GTP 3',8-cyclase MoaA, with protein sequence MEPLTDPFGRIHDYIRISVTDRCNLRCIYCMPAEGMEFQPQDEIMSYEEIAAVVASLAPLGLRKVRLTGGEPLVRKDLEKLVAMISAIPGIEDISLTTNGLMLPNKAAVLKQAGLSRVNISLDSLRPERFSMITRGGDVAKVLKGIEAAEAAGLSPIKLNVVLMKGINDDEIQDFIALTLNSPLNVRFIEYMPIGSASDAWRQTYLPLETVVEACREAGWTTEEADLPAGNGPSQNRRVTGAKGTFGLIHPVSEHFCDNCNRLRLTADGHIKACLYWQDEYNVRPLTGDPAAVQALFREALGNKPHNHEMALALERKAQSHTPTARRMSQIGG encoded by the coding sequence ATGGAGCCGCTGACTGACCCTTTTGGACGCATACATGACTACATTCGTATATCGGTGACCGACCGCTGCAACCTGCGCTGTATTTATTGTATGCCTGCGGAAGGAATGGAATTCCAGCCGCAGGACGAGATTATGAGCTATGAAGAGATTGCTGCTGTGGTCGCCTCCCTTGCCCCGCTGGGCCTGCGGAAGGTGCGCCTGACCGGGGGCGAGCCGCTGGTCCGCAAGGACCTGGAGAAGCTGGTTGCCATGATCTCCGCCATCCCCGGCATTGAAGATATATCATTAACAACCAACGGACTGATGCTCCCGAATAAGGCTGCTGTCCTGAAGCAGGCCGGGCTGTCGCGGGTGAACATCAGCCTGGACTCACTACGGCCTGAACGCTTCTCCATGATTACCCGTGGCGGCGATGTGGCTAAGGTGCTAAAGGGGATTGAAGCGGCTGAGGCCGCCGGATTGTCTCCGATTAAGCTGAACGTGGTGCTGATGAAGGGCATTAACGATGACGAGATTCAGGACTTCATCGCCTTGACGCTGAACAGCCCGCTGAATGTGCGCTTCATTGAGTATATGCCGATCGGCAGTGCCAGCGACGCCTGGCGCCAGACCTATCTCCCGCTGGAGACGGTAGTTGAGGCTTGCAGGGAAGCCGGCTGGACGACCGAAGAAGCAGACCTGCCTGCCGGGAACGGTCCCTCCCAGAACCGGCGCGTCACCGGTGCGAAGGGAACCTTCGGGCTGATCCATCCGGTCAGTGAGCATTTCTGTGACAACTGCAACCGGCTGCGCCTCACCGCCGACGGCCACATCAAAGCCTGCCTGTACTGGCAGGATGAATACAATGTGCGCCCGCTGACCGGCGACCCTGCGGCGGTGCAGGCCTTATTCCGTGAGGCGCTCGGCAACAAGCCGCATAATCATGAGATGGCGCTGGCCCTGGAGCGTAAAGCGCAGAGCCACACGCCCACCGCCCGCCGGATGTCGCAGATCGGGGGATAA
- a CDS encoding copper amine oxidase N-terminal domain-containing protein — translation MKKSILFSLTLLFSSLWVMPVHEAAAAGQTPAGTQVVVNNNSLERGDILNRNNQVFLSLTSLSSLGDLTFAWNNAAKQVTVKGNDTSLQLTIGTKVARKNGASVTLSNAPFIHKGKTMIPLRFVAEALDGSVVWNPKIQTAFVSKPSSKLLADANSTSLSTARNAAINLPRVSQLTENFEPVVETASLQYYFPEKAKDRFIEVNNNVVRYYQLTNSTAYLKWQAVIGGIAAAQDKLYFINRSFAKENGNLPNFKDTTFASFRWMPHITSTGYGLINKGNWNEVVLQDAEVPGAKLKDNYIIVDIPEEG, via the coding sequence ATGAAAAAAAGCATCTTATTTTCTCTGACACTGTTGTTCTCTTCGCTCTGGGTAATGCCGGTGCATGAGGCGGCTGCGGCAGGTCAGACTCCAGCAGGGACTCAGGTTGTGGTGAATAACAACTCATTAGAGAGGGGGGATATCCTTAACCGGAACAATCAGGTATTTCTGAGCTTAACTTCACTAAGCAGTCTGGGTGACCTGACGTTTGCCTGGAATAATGCGGCCAAGCAAGTGACCGTGAAGGGGAACGACACCAGCCTGCAGTTGACCATAGGTACCAAGGTTGCCCGCAAAAATGGAGCATCCGTTACTTTAAGCAACGCTCCCTTTATTCATAAGGGAAAAACAATGATTCCTTTGCGTTTTGTAGCCGAAGCCTTGGACGGTTCTGTGGTATGGAATCCAAAGATTCAGACCGCATTTGTATCTAAACCAAGCAGCAAGCTGCTGGCGGATGCTAACAGCACTTCATTAAGCACAGCCAGAAATGCTGCGATTAATCTTCCCAGAGTCTCACAGCTCACGGAGAATTTCGAGCCTGTTGTAGAAACAGCCAGCCTGCAATATTATTTTCCTGAAAAGGCCAAGGACCGGTTCATCGAGGTTAACAATAATGTAGTCCGTTACTATCAATTAACCAATAGCACCGCTTATCTGAAGTGGCAGGCTGTCATAGGTGGAATCGCCGCTGCGCAGGATAAGCTATATTTCATAAACCGCTCCTTCGCCAAAGAGAATGGGAATTTACCCAATTTCAAAGATACGACATTCGCCAGCTTCCGCTGGATGCCTCATATTACCTCCACCGGTTATGGCCTGATTAACAAGGGGAATTGGAATGAGGTTGTGCTGCAAGACGCTGAAGTACCGGGGGCCAAGCTGAAGGATAACTATATTATCGTGGACATTCCTGAGGAAGGTTAA